Proteins encoded in a region of the Candidatus Bathyarchaeota archaeon genome:
- the cbiQ gene encoding cobalt ECF transporter T component CbiQ has protein sequence MSHSDFYAQIDRYAYTNKLAKCSPITKAFFALATLVVTVCAQSIVVPLFVFALTTTMLLGFVKVKARFYLHLLAYPTFMLVLTCLLLALFWGNGESMVEIPFLWFTLSLFKAEGIILSINTFCRVEGALSCLFFLVLTTNITDLGLILRRAHVPKVLVELAMLVYRYIFVFLEVTEQMTIAQKLRLGAGGWMKKIRGLALLAGNLFIRTLEQGERTFIAMSARGYDGEIRVLEDIPKPRKTMLAAILLFEICLVATIFLTLNIGVI, from the coding sequence ATGTCTCACAGTGACTTCTATGCGCAAATCGACAGGTACGCATACACAAACAAACTTGCAAAATGTAGCCCGATAACCAAGGCTTTTTTTGCTCTTGCCACATTAGTAGTTACTGTTTGTGCTCAATCAATCGTTGTGCCCCTCTTCGTTTTTGCCTTAACCACTACGATGCTGTTGGGCTTCGTGAAAGTAAAAGCCCGTTTTTACCTTCATCTGCTTGCGTATCCAACATTCATGCTTGTTTTAACGTGCCTCTTGTTAGCTCTGTTCTGGGGAAACGGTGAATCTATGGTTGAGATACCTTTTCTATGGTTCACCCTATCTCTCTTTAAAGCAGAAGGTATAATCCTTAGCATCAACACCTTCTGCAGAGTTGAAGGCGCCCTTTCTTGCTTATTCTTCTTAGTCTTAACCACAAACATAACAGACCTTGGTTTAATCCTGCGGCGTGCTCATGTTCCAAAAGTATTAGTGGAGCTGGCGATGCTAGTCTACCGCTACATATTTGTATTCTTAGAGGTCACAGAGCAAATGACTATTGCGCAAAAACTCCGACTTGGCGCAGGCGGTTGGATGAAGAAAATCCGCGGTTTAGCATTACTCGCAGGCAACCTGTTCATAAGAACACTTGAGCAGGGAGAACGCACCTTTATTGCCATGAGCGCAAGAGGCTACGATGGCGAAATACGTGTTCTCGAAGACATCCCCAAGCCAAGAAAAACGATGCTTGCAGCGATATTACTGTTTGAAATCTGTCTTGTAGCTACAATATTTTTAACCTTAAACATTGGAGTCATATAG
- the cobJ gene encoding precorrin-3B C(17)-methyltransferase, with translation MSVVGIGPGSLEHLTPKARKEIEEADVVVGYGTYIKLIQSLIRHDAEVLSGTMGKEVERAKIAVSKALEGKRVVMVSSGDPGVYGMAGVVLEAAAQEKTHIPIEIVPGVTAATAAASILGAPLISDFAIISLSDLLTPWEKIKRRLEAAAVADFSIVLYNPQSQGRIEPLTKAYEIMLKHIKPDTPVGIVRQVGREGETVTITTLREMLNAQIDMVTTIVVGNSATKVINGKMVTSRGYDLKE, from the coding sequence ATAAGCGTCGTCGGCATAGGACCCGGCAGCCTTGAACACCTAACGCCTAAAGCTAGAAAAGAGATTGAAGAAGCAGACGTTGTAGTAGGTTACGGAACCTACATTAAATTAATCCAATCCCTAATCCGCCATGACGCCGAAGTGCTCTCTGGAACCATGGGCAAAGAAGTGGAACGCGCAAAAATTGCAGTCTCAAAAGCCCTAGAAGGCAAGCGCGTGGTTATGGTAAGTAGCGGTGACCCAGGCGTCTACGGCATGGCAGGCGTAGTCTTGGAAGCTGCCGCACAAGAAAAAACACACATACCTATCGAGATTGTTCCAGGAGTTACCGCGGCTACAGCTGCAGCCTCAATACTCGGCGCACCTCTGATTAGTGACTTTGCAATAATAAGTCTCAGTGACTTGTTGACACCTTGGGAGAAGATTAAGCGCCGACTCGAAGCTGCAGCGGTAGCAGACTTTTCAATCGTTCTCTATAACCCGCAAAGCCAAGGGCGCATCGAACCTTTGACAAAAGCTTACGAAATAATGCTCAAACATATTAAGCCTGACACGCCCGTGGGTATTGTTCGGCAGGTTGGGCGCGAAGGGGAGACGGTAACCATAACAACGCTCAGGGAAATGCTGAACGCACAAATTGATATGGTGACAACAATTGTTGTCGGGAACTCCGCAACTAAAGTCATTAACGGCAAGATGGTTACGTCAAGAGGCTATGACCTCAAAGAATAA
- a CDS encoding cobalt-precorrin 5A hydrolase, translating into MYDKGIAIITITRRGVETALKIKRALDKAGLNSTVYAPKKYNQNGVMPFEKKIPQVIKDTYNAVDAIVGVMATGITIRAVAPYLESKLTDPAVIGVDVAGKFVISLLSGHYGGANALTKLIADGIGATAVITTASDVIGRQSVDELAKTLHLTIQNPKSLAAVNSAIVDGGRVVLVLTGDVKVPTTLISSYEVKKAKNGVQALKIVNDYDAGVIVTREPLAIKKFAKPITILKTKDIVVGLGARKDASADSIIEAVDIALEKVHISLATVNRFATVDIKRNSPAMIQAAERLGAPLEFLSVDELRLVKHKDLSPDSEMVEKKIGVGGVCERAALKIAGENAKLILKKTKLNGVTVAIAEAE; encoded by the coding sequence ATGTACGATAAAGGCATCGCCATAATTACAATCACGAGGCGGGGTGTAGAAACCGCACTGAAAATTAAAAGAGCCCTCGACAAGGCAGGCTTGAATTCCACAGTTTATGCTCCGAAAAAGTATAATCAAAATGGCGTTATGCCCTTTGAAAAGAAAATACCTCAGGTCATCAAGGACACTTACAACGCGGTGGACGCTATAGTCGGCGTTATGGCGACAGGTATCACAATCCGCGCAGTCGCACCCTACCTTGAAAGCAAACTAACTGACCCTGCCGTCATAGGTGTTGATGTCGCTGGAAAATTTGTTATCAGTTTGCTCTCGGGGCACTATGGCGGCGCAAACGCGTTAACCAAACTAATCGCCGATGGCATAGGCGCAACAGCAGTGATAACCACGGCGTCTGATGTGATTGGAAGGCAGAGCGTTGATGAACTAGCAAAAACGTTGCATCTAACAATCCAAAATCCAAAGAGCCTTGCCGCTGTTAACTCTGCCATCGTTGATGGCGGACGAGTAGTTCTTGTTTTAACGGGAGATGTTAAAGTCCCAACCACTTTAATTAGTAGTTATGAAGTCAAAAAGGCTAAAAATGGCGTGCAAGCGCTAAAAATCGTTAACGACTATGATGCAGGAGTAATAGTCACACGTGAACCTTTGGCGATTAAAAAGTTCGCAAAGCCAATCACAATACTAAAAACCAAGGACATCGTTGTGGGGTTGGGCGCAAGAAAAGACGCAAGCGCAGACAGCATCATCGAAGCAGTTGATATTGCTCTGGAGAAGGTTCACATTTCACTTGCCACAGTTAACCGCTTTGCAACCGTCGATATTAAACGTAACTCGCCAGCAATGATACAAGCCGCAGAACGATTAGGCGCACCGCTTGAGTTCTTAAGTGTCGATGAACTGCGACTAGTGAAACACAAGGATTTGTCGCCTGACTCAGAGATGGTTGAGAAAAAAATCGGCGTCGGAGGGGTATGTGAACGTGCAGCTTTAAAGATAGCGGGAGAGAACGCAAAATTAATACTGAAAAAAACCAAACTAAACGGCGTCACAGTTGCGATAGCCGAGGCAGAATAA
- a CDS encoding winged helix-turn-helix transcriptional regulator, with protein sequence MAKQHQSLLLKDKGEFTKFQILFEIMRNQPHIKQKDISDKLGITIQAISKYFKKLTREGLLEAGSERADYHLTPKGVTKLREDMRNLEAYINDLKHDLKIEHAWPAIATQPVKAGQEIGLIMKEGVMYTVPLGSPLAEAKGIALVDANPGDDLGLRDLHGKVKVKKGKILIVKLPSIRKGGSRATDLEKIKALYNEFNPDRVGVMGAVGRAVLNKLGLKANIEFGISRSAAIAASRGLNVLVLVVGRMVNRMIQEIDQINMKTADNIIYEIKDAQIT encoded by the coding sequence ATGGCTAAGCAACATCAAAGTCTCCTCTTAAAAGACAAAGGGGAATTCACCAAATTTCAAATTCTCTTCGAAATAATGCGTAACCAACCACACATCAAACAAAAAGACATAAGCGACAAGCTCGGCATAACCATTCAAGCCATTTCGAAATACTTCAAGAAACTCACTAGAGAAGGACTACTTGAAGCAGGCTCAGAACGCGCAGATTACCACTTAACACCCAAAGGTGTAACGAAGCTTCGAGAAGACATGCGTAACCTCGAAGCTTACATCAACGACCTTAAGCATGACTTAAAAATAGAACATGCTTGGCCAGCAATTGCCACTCAACCCGTCAAGGCAGGGCAAGAAATCGGTTTAATCATGAAAGAAGGGGTCATGTACACTGTGCCACTGGGGAGTCCTCTTGCAGAAGCCAAAGGGATAGCGCTTGTCGATGCCAATCCGGGTGACGATTTGGGCTTAAGAGACCTTCACGGCAAGGTGAAAGTAAAAAAAGGAAAAATCCTCATCGTTAAACTGCCTAGCATACGTAAAGGTGGTTCAAGAGCAACAGACCTAGAGAAAATCAAAGCGCTCTACAACGAGTTCAACCCCGACAGAGTAGGCGTGATGGGTGCTGTGGGCAGAGCAGTTCTAAACAAGTTAGGGCTAAAGGCGAACATAGAATTTGGAATCAGCCGCTCAGCAGCCATCGCCGCATCAAGAGGCCTGAACGTTTTGGTCTTGGTTGTTGGCAGAATGGTTAACCGCATGATACAGGAAATAGACCAGATCAATATGAAAACCGCAGACAACATAATCTACGAAATAAAAGATGCCCAAATTACTTAA
- a CDS encoding cobalamin-binding protein → MNTKHILYALILVVVLVSSVAIVYIYYFSQQSATQGPITITDDLGYVTTLDTVPQRIVSMAPANTQFIFALGVGDKVVGVTQYDDYPYDFSAWFEAGNMTNIGGFSTPNIETIVSLEPDLILATTIHEGKITPNLRSMGYKVITTNPNSINDIYKDITMLGKATGAQDKANELINQISSQISDIQSKIAAANIADKPTVYYEVYFDESGIMTAGSTSWINDVIAKAGGINIFADLEGQYPTTSSEVIVQRNPSVILLPTNMGTGTPSYGSVDDVKARSGWNTIDAIVNNRLFVVEQDLFNQPGPRVGDQVQAVAACLYPTLITPPE, encoded by the coding sequence ATGAACACAAAACACATACTCTACGCACTAATACTCGTAGTTGTTTTGGTTTCTTCAGTAGCAATTGTCTACATTTACTATTTCAGCCAACAATCAGCCACTCAAGGACCCATAACTATAACAGACGACTTGGGCTATGTAACCACATTGGATACTGTGCCGCAACGCATTGTATCTATGGCACCAGCAAACACTCAATTTATCTTCGCTTTAGGCGTTGGAGACAAAGTTGTCGGTGTAACTCAATATGATGATTACCCCTATGATTTCTCTGCATGGTTTGAAGCAGGCAACATGACTAACATAGGCGGCTTTTCGACACCCAATATTGAAACAATAGTTTCTTTAGAACCTGATTTGATTTTGGCAACAACAATACATGAAGGAAAAATTACACCCAATCTGCGAAGCATGGGCTATAAGGTGATTACAACAAACCCCAACAGCATTAACGACATCTACAAAGACATAACAATGCTTGGAAAAGCCACAGGAGCACAAGATAAAGCAAACGAGCTAATTAACCAAATAAGCAGCCAAATCAGCGATATTCAATCAAAAATCGCAGCCGCAAACATTGCTGACAAACCAACCGTTTACTACGAAGTTTACTTTGACGAGTCAGGAATCATGACTGCAGGTTCTACCTCTTGGATAAACGATGTAATAGCAAAAGCAGGAGGAATCAATATTTTCGCTGACTTAGAAGGCCAATACCCAACTACAAGTTCAGAAGTAATAGTTCAACGCAACCCAAGCGTAATACTGCTACCAACAAACATGGGAACTGGAACACCATCTTATGGCAGTGTAGATGACGTGAAAGCAAGGTCAGGATGGAACACTATTGATGCAATAGTGAACAACAGACTATTTGTTGTTGAACAAGACCTCTTTAATCAGCCAGGTCCGCGAGTTGGTGACCAGGTCCAAGCAGTTGCAGCGTGTCTGTACCCAACACTTATAACTCCTCCAGAGTAA
- a CDS encoding ABC transporter ATP-binding protein → MVTLNVNGIDCRYGSIKVLSDVTLQVKPGDFVGILGPNGSGKTTLLKSISRVLKPHGGSILLDKSDIYSLKPVDVAKTMAVVPQESAVGFNFSVLDVVLMGRNPHMGPFQMESPKDVQIARKAMELTNTWNLANRPIHELSGGERQRVIIARALAQEPKILLLDEPMTHLDIINQLEVMDLIKSLCVKDNLIVIAVFHDLNMAARYCNTAIMLKNGKIYASGKIGDVLTTENIREVFQVDAIVRENFVTNSLYVIPISPKKSSIATKCAIHVICGAGTGTLVMKALVDEGYVVTAGVLNLLDSDYDTCELLKIPAVTEAPFSPITDKAHAANIEMIKNASIVVITSVPFGLGNLRNLEAAREALKQGIPTYVIDEVPIESRDFTDGKATQLMLELKAEGAIFVKQQSDLPSLLNISKEKTQLPQKTQTATGHLKTPEEKPFKCKPAKQKKS, encoded by the coding sequence ATGGTAACTCTTAACGTAAATGGAATAGATTGCCGTTACGGCTCAATAAAAGTTCTTTCAGACGTAACCCTGCAAGTAAAGCCTGGCGATTTCGTGGGAATTTTAGGTCCCAATGGTTCGGGAAAAACGACATTACTAAAAAGTATAAGTAGAGTGCTAAAGCCTCACGGCGGGTCGATACTACTTGATAAATCCGATATTTATTCTCTAAAACCCGTGGATGTTGCCAAGACAATGGCTGTTGTTCCACAAGAAAGCGCTGTCGGCTTTAACTTCTCCGTTTTGGATGTTGTCTTGATGGGTCGCAACCCTCACATGGGACCATTTCAAATGGAATCCCCCAAAGACGTCCAAATTGCAAGAAAAGCAATGGAACTAACTAACACATGGAACTTAGCTAACAGACCCATACATGAACTGAGCGGCGGAGAACGCCAAAGAGTTATCATTGCCCGCGCATTGGCGCAGGAACCAAAAATCCTGCTCTTAGACGAACCTATGACTCACCTAGACATAATTAATCAACTTGAGGTTATGGACCTCATAAAAAGCCTCTGCGTCAAGGATAACTTGATTGTTATAGCAGTCTTCCACGACCTAAACATGGCAGCACGATACTGTAACACAGCCATCATGCTCAAGAACGGAAAAATTTACGCCTCAGGCAAAATTGGAGATGTTCTCACAACCGAGAACATACGCGAAGTCTTTCAGGTTGATGCGATTGTCAGGGAGAATTTTGTTACCAATTCACTCTATGTCATTCCCATCTCGCCCAAAAAGTCATCAATAGCAACGAAATGCGCTATACACGTAATTTGCGGTGCTGGAACAGGAACACTTGTTATGAAAGCTCTCGTTGATGAAGGCTATGTTGTCACAGCAGGCGTCTTAAACTTGTTAGATTCCGATTATGACACCTGCGAATTGTTAAAAATACCTGCAGTTACTGAAGCGCCCTTTTCTCCGATAACTGATAAAGCTCACGCAGCAAATATAGAAATGATAAAAAATGCAAGCATAGTTGTTATTACTTCTGTTCCGTTTGGTTTAGGCAACCTCAGGAACTTGGAAGCGGCAAGAGAAGCACTCAAACAGGGTATCCCAACATATGTCATTGACGAGGTTCCAATCGAAAGCCGAGACTTTACAGATGGAAAAGCCACGCAACTTATGCTTGAGTTGAAAGCGGAAGGCGCCATTTTCGTTAAGCAACAATCTGACTTGCCATCCTTGCTTAATATTTCAAAAGAAAAAACGCAATTGCCACAAAAGACCCAAACGGCAACAGGTCACTTAAAAACACCCGAAGAAAAACCATTCAAATGTAAACCCGCTAAACAGAAAAAGTCGTAA
- a CDS encoding energy-coupling factor ABC transporter permease, with protein MHIMEGFLPHPWWEIWFIIAIPIVAYGVYRLTKVTKKIPESKPLLALMGAFIFVLSALKLPSVTGSCSHPTGAGLSAVIVGPGITSVLSLIVLVFQALLLAHGGLTTLGANVFSMGIAGPFLAYGIWVVCKKANLPRPVGIFLAATLGDLFTYVTTSVQLAVAFPTAAGFFDAFLKFGSIFAITQIPLAIGEGILAVILFDFLAKYKGQLLAALKVIKLPGTGATEGMQ; from the coding sequence ATGCATATAATGGAAGGCTTTCTGCCGCATCCTTGGTGGGAAATTTGGTTTATAATTGCAATACCTATCGTGGCATATGGAGTTTACCGTTTAACCAAGGTCACTAAAAAAATCCCTGAATCAAAACCTCTGCTTGCCCTCATGGGCGCATTCATATTTGTTCTCTCTGCCTTAAAACTGCCATCTGTAACTGGAAGTTGTTCTCACCCAACTGGCGCAGGCTTATCCGCAGTAATCGTGGGGCCAGGAATAACTTCTGTACTTTCATTAATTGTACTTGTTTTTCAAGCCTTACTTTTAGCACATGGAGGCTTAACTACTCTTGGAGCCAACGTTTTCTCAATGGGTATTGCAGGACCCTTTTTGGCATATGGTATATGGGTAGTTTGTAAGAAAGCAAATCTTCCAAGACCAGTTGGAATATTTCTTGCTGCAACATTAGGCGACCTGTTCACTTATGTCACTACCTCAGTTCAACTGGCTGTAGCGTTTCCAACGGCCGCTGGATTCTTTGATGCTTTCCTGAAATTCGGCAGCATCTTTGCTATCACTCAGATTCCATTGGCGATTGGCGAAGGTATACTGGCAGTTATACTCTTTGACTTCTTAGCTAAGTACAAAGGTCAACTGTTGGCTGCTTTGAAAGTGATAAAGTTACCTGGAACAGGAGCAACGGAGGGCATGCAATGA
- a CDS encoding ATP-binding cassette domain-containing protein, with amino-acid sequence MLFRVENLVYQYSDGTVALDNVSLGFDRGDRIALLGTNGSGKTTLLNHLNGILKPTSGKIYFEDKPLEYSGKALLELRRRVGFVFQDPNDQLFAPTVKQDVAFGPLNLGQSAEQVKKIVDEALETVGMIESKEKPPHFLSLGQKKRVALAGVLAMQPEVIIMDEPTSNLDPRATSEILHLLLKLNREKGITLLLATHDVDMVPLFANKLYILNKGKLVSEGAPKDIFSDTELIRKVNLRAPRLTHLFEVLKKEDGLPVEEKLPLTIGEARKEILRLLRNG; translated from the coding sequence ATGTTGTTTAGAGTAGAGAACCTCGTATATCAATATTCAGATGGAACAGTAGCTTTGGATAATGTTTCGTTAGGCTTCGATAGAGGTGACCGAATCGCTCTACTGGGCACAAACGGGTCGGGAAAAACAACGCTTCTGAACCATTTAAACGGAATTCTTAAACCCACCTCAGGTAAAATTTACTTTGAAGATAAACCCTTAGAGTACAGTGGGAAAGCCTTACTTGAACTTAGACGACGAGTGGGCTTTGTCTTTCAAGACCCAAACGACCAGCTCTTCGCACCCACAGTAAAGCAAGATGTGGCTTTTGGACCATTAAATCTTGGGCAATCAGCAGAGCAGGTAAAAAAAATAGTTGATGAAGCGTTAGAAACCGTTGGCATGATTGAATCGAAGGAGAAGCCACCTCATTTCTTGAGTCTGGGGCAAAAAAAACGGGTTGCGCTTGCAGGCGTATTGGCCATGCAACCTGAAGTTATAATCATGGATGAACCTACATCTAATCTTGACCCGCGAGCCACCAGCGAAATTTTGCATTTGCTTTTAAAGTTGAACAGGGAAAAAGGCATAACTCTGTTGTTAGCAACCCATGATGTTGACATGGTACCATTGTTTGCCAACAAACTCTATATTCTCAATAAAGGTAAACTTGTTTCGGAAGGAGCACCTAAAGACATATTTTCAGACACAGAGCTCATCCGCAAAGTGAACTTGCGCGCGCCGAGGTTGACACATCTTTTCGAAGTACTAAAGAAAGAGGACGGTCTACCTGTAGAAGAGAAACTGCCCCTTACAATCGGTGAAGCTAGAAAAGAAATTCTGCGCCTACTGAGGAACGGTTGA
- the cobM gene encoding precorrin-4 C(11)-methyltransferase, whose translation MKKVVFIGAGPGDPELITLKGKKWLEQADVVIYAGSLLNPEYLKYCKKGAELYDSAKMSLPEVQKVMAEAVKAGKLVARVHDGDPSFYGAIQEQMSFLDKEGIEYFRIPGVSCLQGGAATLNRELTLPNISQTVIITRPEGRTPVPEAESIQKLAAHQATMVIFLGTPHIARVIEDLQKGGYPKDTPVQVVYKATWPEQKIVKGTLADIVEKVKAAGITETALIFVGRALDPKEYDLSKLYDPKFTTGFRKGEESNVR comes from the coding sequence ATGAAAAAAGTTGTCTTCATCGGCGCAGGTCCTGGCGACCCAGAACTTATAACTCTCAAAGGAAAGAAATGGCTCGAGCAAGCTGACGTGGTCATCTACGCTGGGAGCTTACTAAACCCAGAGTACCTAAAATACTGCAAAAAAGGCGCCGAGCTATATGACAGCGCCAAAATGAGCCTACCAGAAGTCCAAAAAGTCATGGCTGAAGCCGTTAAGGCAGGCAAACTTGTTGCGCGAGTCCACGACGGCGACCCAAGCTTCTATGGTGCCATTCAGGAGCAGATGAGTTTTCTAGACAAGGAAGGTATTGAGTATTTTCGCATTCCTGGCGTAAGCTGCCTACAAGGAGGTGCCGCTACGTTGAATCGCGAGTTAACTCTGCCGAACATTTCCCAAACAGTCATAATTACTCGCCCAGAGGGAAGAACGCCAGTGCCAGAAGCTGAGAGCATCCAAAAACTTGCCGCTCACCAAGCCACAATGGTCATTTTTTTGGGCACCCCGCACATCGCTCGCGTGATTGAAGACCTCCAGAAGGGCGGTTACCCCAAAGATACACCCGTGCAAGTTGTGTATAAGGCTACGTGGCCAGAGCAAAAAATCGTCAAAGGCACACTTGCAGATATCGTTGAAAAAGTAAAGGCGGCAGGAATCACCGAGACAGCACTGATTTTCGTGGGCAGAGCGCTTGACCCAAAAGAGTATGACTTATCCAAGCTTTATGACCCCAAATTCACCACGGGATTCCGTAAAGGCGAAGAATCAAATGTACGATAA
- a CDS encoding iron chelate uptake ABC transporter family permease subunit, producing the protein MAQTNVENTYQQRSKRWKVTLLLLIAALVITVIVALDIGFAPISFSEILNIIGNQIPFLNGSIDPSSFSTVNQAIIMQIRFPRILAGAIIGAGLAASGVLYQGVFKNPMADPFVLGVSSGSVLGAGLAIVFGSSIILLGLPIVQISAFVGGLITIFIVYNIARVSSRVSDMTLLLSGIAVTIFLSAIFHILQVTSQNAKLHALVFWLIGGISNITWSDIFAIFPFIFVGIILSYFYSRELNMIALGEDTAQHLGVNTARTKKIILALGSMMTAAAVSISGLIGFVGLMIPHITRLAVGPDHRILLPTSVIIGAIFLVICDSIARVITGASELPVGVITALAGGPFFIFLLRRKRLSYKM; encoded by the coding sequence ATGGCACAAACTAATGTCGAAAATACCTATCAGCAGCGTTCAAAGCGGTGGAAAGTAACTCTACTACTGCTTATTGCGGCGCTTGTGATAACAGTCATAGTGGCTTTAGACATTGGTTTTGCACCTATTTCTTTTTCTGAAATTCTCAATATCATCGGCAATCAAATTCCGTTCTTAAACGGAAGCATTGACCCTTCCTCATTTAGCACAGTTAATCAAGCTATTATTATGCAAATTCGCTTTCCAAGAATATTGGCTGGTGCAATCATCGGCGCTGGATTAGCAGCTTCAGGAGTGCTTTATCAAGGAGTTTTCAAAAATCCAATGGCTGACCCCTTTGTGCTAGGCGTTTCTTCTGGTTCAGTATTGGGAGCTGGATTAGCCATCGTTTTCGGTTCAAGTATTATCTTGCTTGGTCTACCTATTGTTCAGATTTCTGCTTTCGTAGGAGGCTTAATCACTATTTTCATCGTCTATAATATTGCAAGAGTTAGTAGCAGAGTTTCAGACATGACCTTGCTACTTTCAGGAATAGCCGTCACCATTTTTCTCTCTGCAATATTTCACATCCTGCAAGTAACAAGCCAAAACGCCAAACTTCACGCTCTTGTTTTTTGGCTGATAGGTGGAATATCAAACATTACTTGGTCAGACATTTTTGCGATTTTCCCATTTATCTTTGTTGGAATAATTTTATCTTACTTTTACAGCAGAGAACTAAACATGATTGCTTTAGGCGAAGACACAGCTCAACACTTAGGCGTGAACACAGCCCGAACCAAAAAAATTATTTTAGCTTTAGGTTCAATGATGACTGCTGCGGCGGTATCGATAAGTGGGCTTATTGGTTTTGTAGGCTTAATGATTCCACACATAACACGACTTGCTGTTGGACCTGACCACAGAATTCTCTTGCCCACGTCAGTAATCATTGGCGCCATCTTCCTTGTAATCTGCGATTCAATAGCCCGAGTTATAACGGGAGCCTCGGAATTACCAGTAGGAGTAATAACTGCTCTTGCAGGCGGGCCATTCTTCATTTTCCTTTTGAGAAGAAAGAGATTAAGCTATAAGATGTAG
- a CDS encoding energy-coupling factor ABC transporter substrate-binding protein: MKSKYYIVLIAIVVVLFAAPLLLLPNAEFGGADAGAEDAISDTGYEPWFSPIWEPPSGEIESLLFALQAAIGAVIIGYFVGYERGKRAKKEIKSTT, encoded by the coding sequence ATGAAAAGCAAATACTACATTGTACTAATAGCCATCGTAGTGGTGCTCTTTGCGGCACCCTTGCTTCTTTTGCCAAACGCAGAGTTTGGTGGAGCGGACGCCGGCGCTGAAGACGCAATTTCTGATACAGGATACGAACCATGGTTTAGCCCCATTTGGGAGCCGCCAAGCGGCGAGATTGAAAGTTTACTGTTTGCTTTGCAAGCAGCCATCGGAGCTGTAATCATCGGCTACTTCGTGGGCTATGAACGGGGAAAACGAGCGAAAAAAGAAATAAAGAGCACTACGTAG
- a CDS encoding nickel/cobalt transporter: protein MSAIDASIIGVVVIGLLHGLEPGHGWPLALLYSAKTTRPTFYAFVSSGIISAAHFFSSIMVVLIYVLVSAFYDFSSPILTYIAVVVLVILAIKLFTEKVHSDLDEQHGHFHDNATDLTHTHEHEHKEEGFHTHEHLHPKRLNMSLWKLASCAFVLGFAHEEEFALLALAVGGISPLLLMVSYGLAVAVGLIGVTLLGVKMYEHVKNRIARYEKYIPKISGAILLAMAVALLFGVL, encoded by the coding sequence ATGAGTGCCATAGACGCATCCATCATAGGTGTAGTCGTCATCGGTTTGTTACATGGCTTAGAACCTGGACACGGCTGGCCTTTGGCGCTGCTTTATTCAGCTAAAACTACGCGACCTACTTTCTACGCGTTTGTGAGTTCAGGCATCATTTCGGCGGCACATTTTTTTTCATCCATTATGGTGGTTTTAATCTACGTGTTAGTGAGCGCATTCTATGATTTTTCCAGCCCAATCTTAACCTACATAGCCGTCGTGGTGTTGGTTATACTGGCAATAAAGTTGTTTACAGAAAAAGTTCATTCGGATTTAGATGAGCAACATGGGCACTTCCATGACAACGCCACCGACCTAACTCATACTCATGAACATGAACACAAAGAAGAAGGCTTCCATACACATGAGCATCTGCACCCTAAAAGGTTAAACATGTCGTTGTGGAAACTTGCGAGTTGCGCTTTTGTTTTAGGCTTTGCGCACGAGGAAGAATTTGCATTGTTGGCTTTAGCTGTCGGAGGCATCAGCCCGCTTTTGTTGATGGTTTCGTATGGCTTAGCGGTGGCTGTTGGGCTTATAGGCGTAACTCTTTTGGGCGTGAAAATGTACGAACACGTGAAAAACCGAATCGCCCGCTACGAGAAATATATCCCTAAAATTAGCGGAGCGATTTTGTTGGCAATGGCAGTAGCATTACTTTTTGGAGTCCTCTAA